One Phyllopteryx taeniolatus isolate TA_2022b chromosome 3, UOR_Ptae_1.2, whole genome shotgun sequence genomic window, GGAGAATTCCCAGTGAAGGACATGGCACACGCTCTCCTGagctgcagagaagcagcctctgagGTGGCATGATGACCATAAGCCACGCTGCCAAGACAATTTTCCCTCATTTGAAATTCATCAGGACAGTGTGCTGCTGTGACCGCCGAAGGGTTCACCATAAGCGTCCACAGTAGCACAACGCGTACCAGTCCCCTTGgatgatttatttgtttattttcccccatcctcctcctccactccaCGATGTGCGACcggcaactgtgaggctgacggcccTAGCGCTGTTGTGTCGGTGTCAGACCTCCAGTGGCTGCTCTAACCGCTGTCGGCAAGGGGCCGCAGGTCATCGCTGCCTCGCAACGCAACGCACGTGGGGCCATGCCACAGAGACACTGTACCCCAAATAAGACAAACACATTTCAGGGAAGATGAAATTTttcgagttgtgggcatagATTGATGGCCAATTGCACACTCTACTATGGGTCAGgttataatgaataataatgaaagtatatagtgggggagagTTTCATGCTAGAAAATATATGCCCCAGCCCACTGTCATCACTGGTCTAGCTTTTCACCCCACCCCCAAAGAAATCAGACCAACTGACGCTATATCAAAaattcagtactacattgtTGTCTTTACACGTTTGCAGCACTTACTctcaaagacatttaatgtatttagaaacaaaacacgataATGACTTTCGTTCAACTTTAACTTCCATCATTTCTGCTACACTGACCCACTTGAATACGTAATAAAATTGTGAATTTGTGGGTTTCAGCCTAAGATACAGCAATTATCAATTTTATGcaaaagtttttctttattcCCTTGTCAATTgttggttattattatttttgaaaagaatGTGCAATGAACATTACGTGGGCTACGGGTTAACAGGGCCATGGTTCATTGTTATTGAGACATTAAATGCAGACGGCATTAAGCTTTTCCTTTAGAGTAGGCCTAAGCAAATAAGTGTTAAAGCCAACAGTTATCAGCAGCAATGCATTTCTTTACTGTTTATTTAGCCTAATTAATCATATCTGCAATATTCTTCAACGTGTtgtatatcatttttttaaacacgttaAAACATCTTATGAGCAAGTGGGAAAATACTTTCTGGTTATGGTGCGTTCTTGAGCTGTAACAATCTGGTGTACATAAAACACAAGACaattatgaataaaatattcttAGAGCTTCCTTTACATCTAGCATACAGGAGGTGCAGTTTTATTCCTTCTCGTTGCACGTGGTGCAAGAAGACTACtgccaaaaaaatgtgatgatgataaatgttttatatatatatgcggcacATTTGACGACTTAGCACATTGCCTCTGCatcggtgtggagtttgcatgttctctctgtacctatgtggattttctccaggtacactGGTtttctcacacattccaaaaacattcatggtaggttgattgaagactaaattgtccgtaggtgtgaatgtgagtgcgaatggttgtgtgtctagagtcccctccaaaggtattggaacatcgtcaattcctttgtttttgttgtatactgaaggcATTtctgtttcagatcaaaagatgaatatgtgacaaaagttcagaattccagcatttatttgttatttacatctcgatgtgttaaacaactcaggacggacctttgtttgaagccacccacttttcaagtgggcaaaagtattggaacgtgactgatgggtgtttccaGTTTCTCaggccttttagattgattgcttataCATTAGACTGTGCttctttttggctttgggtttcacctgtgaaaactgcatttgctgttcagAAAacaggaagaccagagagctgtctatgggagaaaagcaaaccattttgaagttgagagaagagggaaaatgtatcagagctattgcacagaCATTGGTTATAGCCaatacaatttggaatgtcctgaaaaagaaactactgatgtactgagcaacagccatcgaacaggtcggccaagggtatcaacagcagttgatgacagaaacattgtgtgagctgtgaagaaacacccagtcagtgacatcactgccaaactccacagggcagggtgaaggtatcacaatccattgttcaaagaagactttgagagaagaaatatacaggatgcaaaccactcaacagcaaaaagaatcagaatgcCAGATTTTTCAAAGGATAGAGTTGaaccacaaaggttttggaaccaagttttatggactgataaCACCAGGATTAacctaccaaagtgatggaaaggccaaagtatagAGAGAGAAAGTATCTGcttatgatttaaaaacatgaatcaTGGTGtgggtaatgtcatggcttgggcttgcatggctgcttctggaacgggctcactattcttttccagaatcagaatcatctttatttgccaagtatgtctaaaaaaacacacaaggaatttgtctctggtactACCGCTCTAGTACAGTCAAttcacagagaacacttttgagacataaaggcattgagaaaaacagtcactgagcaataaagggttgctagttttttttatgtaacttgTGATgttagcagcagaatgaattctgaagtctacgcaaccattttgtctggcaatttacagaaaaatgcatccaaactaatggggagaagcttcatcatgcaacaaaacACAGTGCCAACACAAAGAACttcatcgggggggggggaaagtggaatgtcttcgactggccaagtcaatcaccggacctaaacccaatagagcatgcattttacctcctgaagaggagactgaagggagaaacccccagaaacaaacaagaactgaaatagactgcagtaaaggcctggaaaagcatttcaaatgaagaatgcaacagtctggtgaagtcaatgggtcgcaggcttgatgcagttattgcaagtaagcaCGGGAGGCAGGTCTTTTGGAATTGCATCTtgtcatattgtatatatgtGACCCAGAAATACGTCAGTCTCATTCTCTGACTGCATTGCACCACAGTGCCAGAAACAATagcagccaattctggaactgacaggctttgtcaacagcattttaagtgacaaatggaaacttttTTTCCGTTTTATCTGATAGCCGTtgtatcggggtccgttttatcgaggtttgtttgtgtgtttttgttatttttctcaatgcaattataatgtgTAATATGCATGGTTGTAGGAGCAAGCCGGAACACCAGgatttcaaatccaaaaccCTGGAACTGAGGTAGGCGTGCAAACCACATGTTCACTGTGCTGcagagatggatggattgatttaaAGCCACATAAAACAATTGCTTAGTTGCATCAGGAATGCTGTTTTAAAACAGTCCCAGAAGGCAACattttacagtgctgtgaaaaagtaatggccctcttctcaaattcttatatttttgcctagtttccccactttaagatcatcaaacaaatgtaaatatcagacaaatattacccaagtgaacttaaaatgctctttttaaaacaactattcagttatctggccctgtgtggaaaaactaATTACCCCCTTCGTTAAATTATGAATTAAtagtagaaaataaaaatttttgcttaatttttactgatcacacccaagcctttAAAGATTACcttcagacctgttcaatcaaaaaaaatcacttaaacagaacctccatccatccatccattttctgagccgcttctcctcactagggtcgcgggcgtgctggagcctatcccagctgtcatcgggcaggaggcggggtacaccctgaactggttgccagccaatcgcagggcacataggaacaaacaaccattcgcactcacagtcatgcctacgggtaatttagagtctccaattcatgcatgtttttgggatgtgggtggaaaccggagtgcccggagaaaacccacgcaggcacggggagaacatgcaaactccacacaggcggggccggggattgaacccaggtcctcagaactgtgaggctgacgctctaaccagtcgaccaccgtgccgcctaaacagAACCTGTCCCagcaaaatcaagtcggacaaaaaaataaaaaaaataggcaacaaaatgacatgatccaaagaaattgcagaatagttgagaaataaagtaattgacatctgtcaATCTggaaaaagccatttctaaagctttagtatTCCAGTGAATCATAGGGAGAGCCATATCATTACATGGAGAAAACTTGGAAAattggtgaaccttcccaggggTGGCCGGACtccaaaaattaccccaagagaacagcagtgactcatccaggaggccacaaaggaactcaagacaacttctaaagaactgcaggccttccttgcctcagttaaggtcagtgttcatgacacaacaataagacactaggcaaaaatgacatccatggcagagttccaaggcgaaaaccactactgaccaaaaataacgtataaaggcttgtctttcttttgcaaaaaaaaaaaaaatcatctgaatgattcccaagacttgggagaatattatatagactgacgagatgaaagttgagctttttgtaaggcatgtgtctcgttacatctggcgtaactGTAGCACAGCGTTTTGGAAAAGAACctaccaacagtcaaatgtggtggtagtgtgatggtcttgggctttgttaattcaggacctggacaacttgctgtgattgatggaaccatgaatccTGCtcgttaacaaaaacaaatcccgaaggagaatattcagccatcagtttgtgacctcaagctgaagcgcacttgggttctgcagtcggataacgatccaaaacacaccagcaagtcaacttctgaatggcttaaagaacaaaatgcatgttttggagtggcttagtcaaagtccagacttgaatccgattgaaatgcagtagcATAATCACAAAAACCctaaatttttgctgaattcaaacaattctgcaaggacgagtaggccaaaatatctccacagagatgtgaaagactcattgccagttatagaaaacgcttgatttcagttgtggctgctgaggatggcccaaccagttaataGATTTAGTGGGCCATTACGTTTTAAAACtggaccagttttttttttcttaataaatgaaatcatttacaaacagcattttaagttcacttgggtaaTACAGAACCCttacaaaaaatttgaatatcatggaaaactatttccataattccattcaaaaaagttatttttttttatttttacataaattggGCTTccaataaaacccacaaaatcagaaattcaaaatattagaatacTATgaggaaatcaccatttacttctcagtttttgtagaaattagggtcacattaaatcaatcaaaatatggtactttcaaaacgatatgttaatctttaatacttggttgggaatccttTAATCGCTGCCTCGATGcgctgtggcattgaggcaatcaacctgtggcattgcctgagagttatggaagcccagatttccttgatgcttgctgtcagttcttctttgtttttgggtctggtgcccctcattttcctcttgataataccccatagattctcaattgGTTTTAGATCCGGTGAGTTgcctggccagtcaagcactgcgATGGCATgtgcatcaaaccaggtttttgtgcttctggcagtatgggTAGGGTCCAGGTCCTGATGGAAGaggaaatctgcatctccatacagatcctcagcagaaggtatcatgaagtcctctaaaacattccgGTAGACTGtagcggtgaccttggattttagaaagcagagtttactaacacctgcactggacattgcaccctaagtcatgactgactgtggctgtttcacactggagctcaagcagcttgggacagttgtagcccatctcccggatgcgtcggAATGTGGtagtttttgaagctgtgactcccgcctcattccactctttctggatctctgctagattcttgaatcttctgtttgatactccgctgaagcccaccatcatctcttttgctggagcatcttctcctgccacattttgtccttccactagactttccattgatatgcttggacactccactctgtgaacagccagcctccttagctatgaacttttgttgcttacccatcctatggagggtattaatgatggtcttctggccagttgtcaagtctgcattcttccccatattgaacccaactgagacaattgaaccaaactgaagcaatttaatgacacctggggaaatctgtgcaggtgttttgagtttagtagatgattagtgtgtgacactccgGTCAGTGACTGTGGATGGGGCAGATGGGGCCTGTGGACCAGAGTTTGTCCAAGGCTTCATTAAATCTTGTTCGAATGAAATTTCAAATTGATAAAAAagtatgttactgtatttttgtgccaattgtttgttttccagtaattaacaatatttaaaaaatgaaaaaataaaaatacagtaactgtttatatttgtttatattatgccggcacggtgggcgactggttagcacatccggtttcctcccacatcccaaaaacatgcgtggcaggttgattgaagactctaaattgcctgtaggtgtgaatggttgtttgtttctctctgccctggcgactggttcagggtgtacccggcctcctgcccgatgatagctgggataggctccagcagcccgccaccctagtgaggataagcggtaaaaaaaatggatggatggatgaatgtttatATTATGTGACATcgaccaaaatcccatgatgcagtgaATTCCTGTAAGGCACAGAATGTCTGATGTTTTGTCTTGTCAGCATGGGTGAAAAAGTCATAGGGAGATGCAGGTTTTATCAGAGTGCTCTAAAGCATGTTTTATTCATACTTCCCTGTCCATAAATGTACATTGCAGCAATGGAATAAAGTTTTTGGACTGAcgtcaaaaacatacattagtGCTAAAGTGATTAATGATATCAATCCACTGACTTAGAAGTTGCACTACTAATTTTTCCAACGcatccaaaaaatatatattgcattAAGAGGATTAATAACacaattacattatacattaatGAAGACAAAATCCATGATAAGCAACTATTAAATTGACTCGCAGTGTCATTTAATTTGTTCTCTCCTTGTGAATCAAATGTTTGATGTTagtgcaaaataaaatgagGACATAAGGATATCTAAtatcatataaatatatttcaaaatttgAGGTGCTGCAGTGATGATTTATAGCTTTTAAAAATTTTACACACGTAACCTTCAATATCCTTTTTCACCACGTATCAAACATAACATCACTATGCAGTGATGCCTTTTTAACTGTAACGTGTTACTCTTAAATGGTGGCCATTCTGAGAAACGATTAATGTCGCGTGTTGTTATAGCCAGGGAATTAATTAGATTACAGTTACTTCATCATACTATCAATAGTTACTTTAAATGCTACTCATTTAATGTGGTTTCAACTACACACACATttcagttattggttcatgttggtGACGTTATTCTTGACGTACATTACCAAGTTATGGGTACGGTttagctaatgcttttttttgtactgtggataagtgatattcctgccacatggcagctgctgaaagtaacaaaaaaaattacttgtaaTCTAATTTCTTAATCTAACTTAATCTAAtgaagtaatcagtaaagtaactaaattactttttcaaagtaactgtggcaacactgcaaGTGACTGATTCAATAAATTCACATGCATTTCAACGATAATATATACAGAAGCAGTAACTTGACATTTCAGTCAGCGTGGCACTGAGGCTAAATTATAACATTATTAATAATGTTATAATAATTCAGAAAATAGATTTGAACCATTTTTAAGTTACTCATTTAAAACGTGTGAAATAACAAAACTTCCATACAGGTGCATcccaataaattacaattgtaGAAAAGTTTACTTATTTCTgttgttcaattcaaaaagtgaaagtcatTATACCGACCTAACTTGGAGGTTTCCGTCAGCACTAAGctataaataatcaaaaatgatacacattaaatatttatgtattatgtgTAGTGACTCTATGTAgagtaataaataaatttcaCTTTGAATTGATGTACTTGAATAAACTGAGTTTTACACAACTAatttgagatgcacctgtatgggtacatgttgttgtttttggcacaTCCTGTTGTCTCTCACATCTCTACTTAGCACTGAGATCGACCAGCAGATGCTGGTAGGCCAGGGAATTGCCCTTGAAGCTGGCAGCCACCAGAATGTCTTTGTTGTCGACCGACACCAAGCTGAAGGCCCTTGGAGCTCTGATGTTAAGTTCTTGGAAGGGCTGAAACCGCTGAGTGAGATCATCCCACAAGTACACTCTGGAAAAGGAGAAATCACTCCCAAGGATAAGATACTGACGAAGACCCACTGTGAAGGGATACACTACCATCGAACCGCGAGAGGGAAGAACTTGGATCTCAATGAAACGCTGGCCTTCCCAGCGGAGAATCTTTGAGTCACCAATGAAGCGGGTAAGGCACAGGTAAAGCGCCTTTCTAACCCAAAAGTGCTTGACCATCTGCACGTCAGCTTGCTCTGTGATTTGAGAGAAGAAATCAAACTGCTTCTGGCCTCGGTTCCACTGGTAAACCACTGGTGGTTGAGTGGCACTGGAGAGGATGAGGTGAGGCTTTCCTCCAACATCGAGAAACTCCACATGCGTGTCACGGTGCCAAGGATGGAGGGACTGGTGGGAGTAAAAACCATTGCTGTTCCATCGATAAATGCTGGTTGAACCAGCCTTCGAACTGTCTGCTACTACAAAATACCATTCAGCATCCAAATGGAAGGTCTCCACGAAGTTGGGCTTCCTCACACGAATTGTGTCAATATCTTGGATCTTCACAAAACGAAGGGGGTCCTCTTCCCATCTGCAATTTTAAGAAAAGCTTCAGGTTGTCAAATGAACTCATCACCTGCTAGTCACAATGATTATGCATACATTATTTCTCATACGACTGTGACAAATTGTAGTATGTCATCTGTCCTCAAATGAGACTCTTCATGCCCTCCAAAATGCCAGGCGAATTATTTGAAAAGTGAgatcataaaaacaatacagcgCTTCCACATGGCATCCGCAGTTTGCAAAGCTTACTTGTAGATGTGAGATCCACCAAAAAGTTGGGCCACAACCATGTAAAGTGTGTTGTCTATCACCACTGGTTTGCAGTACAGCGCTGAACGAGCTGTACAGACATAGAGACAGAACAGGTAAATGACAGTCAAACAGAAGGATGTAATTTGTACATATTTGTCGCTATAACTTACATGTAATATTATGAAATGTCCTAAAGGCCATTTCTACATGATCCCACACATAAAGAGTGCAGAAACCTGATTCAGGTTGAGCAAAGGCAACAAACTGATCTCCGCAAAACTCATAAGACTCCACAGACACAGACTGGAAAGGAAACGTTTCATAAACGGCAAAATCTAGAGAGAGAAAATACAGAGAAGGATAGCCAATCACGAACTACAAACTTGCCAGGATATTGCTCTGAACACAAGATCAAGAAGTTGAAACCTGCACTGATGCAGTTGAAGTCTCTCGGGACAAGGTCATGGATTCTCCGTCCCTGGAATTCAAAGGGGCTTGCACAGTATATGGGAGGAACTGAAGTATTACTCTTTTCTATCCAGTCAACCAACCACTTGATCTTACAGTCACAGTGGAAAGAGTTTCCTCGCAGGTCCCTAAAATCCGTGATGGAAGACTGAATCAATGTTTGTCTCACTGATTCACCAAGTCAGCTTAGTGGCCTGAACGTGGTAGTGCATTAAACCCCATACAGGGAGCTGCGTGACAGGCTCATTATCAGCTCCAACACCGTTACAAATCAACACTTACAAGTCTGTGAGGAGATCCAGATGTTTAAATAGATCTCTGGGCAGCTGTTGCTGGTTGTTGTTTGAGAGGGATCTGAAAAAGTTCAATTGGTTATTTAATTATATGCTTGTATGTACGGCAATGCTTAAATCTAGACTGGAAATAACGGATGATATCGCAAATGCTGTTGTTACATTTACAGGTTGTCAGGTGTCCTGTTCCTACGTATGGCAGCGAAGTAGCCCAAAATTTGGAACGCGGTGTGTTCTATCACTGACCTACAAAAACGCAATGGTAaaggtcattatttcagtgaatATTTGTATTAGATACACTTCtccatacataaaaaaacaagtagaTGAAAAACTGCATGTGTATGTGCCTCCTTGTGCCACATGACAGCATATTTGtatgtcaccccccccccccccccccccccccgttcaaAACCTCCAGTATGTCATATGCCAGGACCAAGGACCCTCTGTAATACAAAAAGGGATAGTTTATAGTGCAAAATGCCAGGACTGACGATATATACTCACAGATGAGTCAGAGATTTTAGTCCTCGGAAGGCATACTTTGAGAGAGTTTGTACTTCATTATTCTCAATGAACCTGGGATAGAAAAACAAGTCACTTGTATGGCACACTAGATATTCTGTTATCAGTGCATGCCATATGACGAAAAGCAACTTCTAGGAGcttgtacaaaaaaaagggatttattATTACAAACTAACGACTCAGCTTGCCCTGAGGAATGACTTTATGTTGGTCAAAAATGAGGATGCGGAAATGCAGACTGTTTTTTTATAAATTCCATATAATGTTATCTGTGCACTTTctggcaaaataaacaaatgcatgTAATGCAGCATTTCATCCCCTTGTAtccttgttttgccttttgacaaGTCTATATACAGAGCATACAGTATCCTGTGCATTCATTTGGTTGTAGTATGTGGTTTTATGTGAAAATAGAATGACGTTAACATTCACAGCAAGCAGCATTAATAACTAATAGTGGCCTGTTGACTTTTGTCTGGCAATAATCAGTGCACACCAAGCCATCCTGTAAGTACTCTCCAAAggcaaataattaaaatgccaCATTTGTCATGCTGCATACTGAGCGTGTCACCGCAGGAGTTAcgatttagttttattattggCAGCTCATCATTTACTGCTTCTCTAAATTATAAATCAAGTTTATAAATGAATCGAACACAACCCGTTGAAAAAATGTGCAAGGTTAGAAATGTCTTAAAGCAGGATTAGATGTGCTTCATATAATATTGATAATACAAGTTAAAATCACTGtataataattcaaatgcaaTGCACCAGTAACACATCAAGAATAGTCAATCTGAGATGTAACCACCTGACATTGTCTACAATTACCACCTAAACACGTAAAATTCTCAAAAGACTgcagttgttttaaaataaaaaagtacatttactcACAGGTACTGCAGGTGAGACAGGCCAGCAAAAGCGTCATCCGAAATTGTGGAGAATGTGTTTGAGTTCAAGAGTCTGCAGAATCAATGAGAAACGATACTGAATCAATAAAATACAGCAGTACAAAGTAGGAAACAGTGTAGTCCATGCAATAACTCCATTTTGCTGTCAATTCCCAATGTGTTCAGACTTTAGAGACCCCCTGTATATTGTGCAATACAGTACTGTGGCGTTAAGTGTATAGTAATGCTGTATTAATAAAGTGTAGTTGTAGTCAAGTAGTATTGTAACGTGCATTCATATTAAATCATTTAACGTCAAcactcaatataaaaaaaaatgagaggtTGCAGCAAACAAATGCAGACTTGGACACTCATGATTGAATGTGTCAAATAGGCCTTTGTCAGGACACAACTGAGCCACTCAGTCATCAGGGATGACACTGATACAGAAACATTACTCGTATTCCTGCTACGTCACCACTGTTTTCATACGGCATTCATTTCAAGTGGTTGGAGTCTTTGCAATGTCACAGAGGTAAAAGATAGATGTATATATCTACAGTgctatgaaaaagtattttgccCTCTTCTCAGattattttgcatagtttctccactttgtttaagatcatcgcGCACTtctaaatatcagacaaagataacccaagtaaacataaaatgctgtttcgAAAtggccattttatttattatgggaaaaaagtatttaaagctatttggccctgtgtgaaaaagtaattgcctccCTTGTTTAATTACGACTTAACTGTAGCTAATCACATATTTTAgaaaagctgagttcattttcactgctcacacccaagcctgactAGCTCCatacctgttcaatcaagaaatcacttatgtaaaacctgtctgacaaaactAAGTCCGCCAAAGGATCTCAAAAAAGTACtaacaaaatgccacaatcccccccccccaaaaaaaaaattcaagaacagaGGACAAAGTAAAtgacatcagtctggaaagggttacaaaaccatttctaaagctttaggatttcaGTGAAAAAATGTGAGagtcattatccacaaatgaagaaaacatggaacagtggtgaaccttccccgGAGTACCCGGTCTACAAAAATTAtcccaagagcacagcaacGACTCAAGTAGGTCACAAtggaactcaggacaacatctaaagaactgcaggccttccTTGCCTCGGTTTAAGGTCAGTgatcatgactcaacaatatgGAAGAGAAAATGGttaaaatggcatccatggcagagttcctctgaataattcccaagacttttgggagaaaattctatggactgacgagataaaagttgaacttttttggaaggtgtatgTCTCGTCGTTAGATTAGCCATAAATGTAACGCAAAGAGTATCATACCAACAGTCCGACGGTCTCGGGCAGCATTCTACTTCaagacctggacgacttgctgtgattgatggaaccatgaattctgctctttaccagacaatcctgaaggagaatgttcggccatcagttcatgacctcaagctgaagcgaacaacgatccaaaacacaccagcatgtcaacttctgaatggccataaaaagacaaaatgaaggttttggagtggtgtAGTCCATGTCCGGACTTGAATGTGACTGAAATGCTGTAGCATGACAGTTTATAAGgtcgttcatgctcgaaaaccctcaattgttgctgaattaaaacaattcccaAATATCTCcccagagatgtgaaagactcattgtcatttatagaaaatgcttgatttcagttgttgctgcttagggtggcccaaccaattTTTAGGTTTTAGGGCCATTAGTTATTCACAcggggccaggtagctttgaatattcttttttccttaatgaataaaatcaccAAAAACTGcattatatttgtttgttgatcttaaacattaagtGGCGAAACTATGCAACAAAATAAGactttgagaagggggcaaatgtTTTTCCATTGCACTGTATATATGGCCTTGACTGTGTGaaaacctgacatttgttttttcttttggtggCGGGGAGGGGATAAAGACCCCTAAAGCAAGAAGTTTCAAATAAAGAACACCGTTGTTGTTGTCGTACACTTACAGGAATTGGAGTAGGTGAAGGTGTGAGAAAGCTCCCTC contains:
- the lgi3 gene encoding leucine-rich repeat LGI family member 3 isoform X1; this encodes MMELGPRCLNVIYLSVLCLSLCLPGETNTKKAIKIPRCPATCSCTKDSAFCVDTKAIPKSFPPGIISLTIVNAAFTTIPEGAFSHLHLLQFLLLNSNTFSTISDDAFAGLSHLQYLFIENNEVQTLSKYAFRGLKSLTHLSLSNNNQQQLPRDLFKHLDLLTDLDLRGNSFHCDCKIKWLVDWIEKSNTSVPPIYCASPFEFQGRRIHDLVPRDFNCISADFAVYETFPFQSVSVESYEFCGDQFVAFAQPESGFCTLYVWDHVEMAFRTFHNITSRSALYCKPVVIDNTLYMVVAQLFGGSHIYKWEEDPLRFVKIQDIDTIRVRKPNFVETFHLDAEWYFVVADSSKAGSTSIYRWNSNGFYSHQSLHPWHRDTHVEFLDVGGKPHLILSSATQPPVVYQWNRGQKQFDFFSQITEQADVQMVKHFWVRKALYLCLTRFIGDSKILRWEGQRFIEIQVLPSRGSMVVYPFTVGLRQYLILGSDFSFSRVYLWDDLTQRFQPFQELNIRAPRAFSLVSVDNKDILVAASFKGNSLAYQHLLVDLSAK
- the lgi3 gene encoding leucine-rich repeat LGI family member 3 isoform X2, with protein sequence MMELGPRCLNVIYLSVLCLSLCLPGETNTKKAIKIPRCPATCSCTKDSAFCVDTKAIPKSFPPGIISLTIVNAAFTTIPEGAFSHLHLLQFLLLNSNTFSTISDDAFAGLSHLQYLFIENNEVQTLSKYAFRGLKSLTHLSLSNNNQQQLPRDLFKHLDLLTDLDLRGNSFHCDCKIKWLVDWIEKSNTSVPPIYCASPFEFQGRRIHDLVPRDFNCISADFAVYETFPFQSVSVESYEFCGDQFVAFAQPESGFCTLYVWDHVEMAFRTFHNITSRSALYCKPVVIDNTLYMVVAQLFGGSHIYKWEEDPLRFVKIQDIDTIRVRKPNFVETFHLDAECPSILGTVTRMWSFSMLEESLTSSSPVPLNHQWFTSGTEARSSLISSLKSQSKLTCRWSSTFGLERRFTCALPASLVTQRFSAGKASVSLRSKFFPLAVRW